In Deltaproteobacteria bacterium, a genomic segment contains:
- the fliQ gene encoding flagellar biosynthesis protein FliQ yields MTQETVLQLGRNALEMSLILSGPVLVFGLVAGLVVAVFQALTQIHEMTLTFIPKIGATILALVLFGPWMLQKMLNYTIALFEAVPGLVR; encoded by the coding sequence GTGACCCAGGAGACCGTGCTCCAGCTCGGGCGGAACGCGCTCGAGATGAGCCTGATCCTCTCGGGGCCGGTGCTCGTGTTCGGGCTCGTGGCGGGCCTCGTCGTCGCCGTCTTCCAGGCGCTGACCCAGATCCACGAGATGACGCTCACGTTCATTCCGAAGATCGGCGCGACCATCCTGGCGCTCGTGCTCTTCGGGCCGTGGATGCTCCAGAAGATGCTCAACTACACGATCGCGCTCTTCGAGGCGGTTCCGGGACTGGTGCGCTGA